In Thermobaculum terrenum ATCC BAA-798, the DNA window GGAGCAGGTGAGGTTTGATCTGCTCAGCCAGTAAAGCTCCCCTGCTAGCCTGTCCCGAACTGTCTATCTCCGGCGTCCCCCAACCCGGGCACGATATAGGCCTGGTCGTTGAGGTGTGAATCCACAGCAGCCACGTAGATCTCGATATCTGGATGCGCCCTGGTGAGGGCTTCTATGCCCTCGGGGGCAGCGATGAGCCCCACGAAGCGCACGGCGGACAGGTTGCGGAGCTTGAGGACATCCACCGCCGCGACCGCTGAGCCCCCGGTGGCGAGCATGGGGTCGAGCACCAGGGCGACATCGATCTTCATGTCCTGCGGGAGCTTGTTGTAGTACTCCACGGGCCTGAGGGTATCGTGCTCGCGGTAGATCCCCAGGTGCCACACCTCGGCGAAGGGCATCAGGCGGAGGGCTGCCGGCACCATGCCGAGGCCTGCGCGCAGGATGGGGACGAAGCCGATCCGCCACTGGAGGTCGTACCCGCGGGTGGTGGCCAGGGGCGTCTGGACCTCGATCTCTCTGAGGGGGAAATCGAGCGTGGCCTCATAGAGCAGGAGGCTGGTTATCTCGTCCACGAGCTCTCTGAACCGCTTAGGTTCGGTGTTGACATCCCTGAGGAGGGTGACCTTGTGGGCCACCAGTGGATGACTGGATACATGTACCTTGCCCAAAATCTACCTCCCGATGAAAGATGTTGTGTCTGAAGGTTGACCTTCCGGCATGCAGCGCGTACTATTACTCTCGTGAGATCCCAACCGATCGCCATCGACGTCCTCGACAGGGAGAGCTTCCTGCGATACGGGGAGACGATAGAGCTGGTGCAGCCCGACCTGGGCAAGCGGAGCCGTGGGGAGGACGACTACCAGGTTCTCACGCGCATCCCCAGCACGGGGTGGCGCCTGGCGCTGCACTGCGTGCGCGTTCGCTGGACGGACGTGCTCTACGTGTGCAACAACCGCAGGATCTTCACCCCGCAGTACGGCACGACGCTCATATGCGTGGCGCTGCCCCGAAGGACGGAGAACGTGCAGGTGTTCCTGCTGGACAGATCTGTGATGCTCAACTCCGAGATCCCGCATTGCCTCCTCACCCTCTCAGCGGAGTCCTGGGTCCAGGTAGGTGAGAGCTTCGACACGCAGGCCAGGGAGATCAAGCTGCGTCGAACGCTCGTGCCGGCGGTGCTGTGGCATTAGATCCTTCTCTCCGTGCCCTGGAGGAGCCTCTGGATGTTGTCCTTGTGCATGGCGATGACCAGCAGGGCAGCCACCAGGGTGTAGACGAAGTACGCCCATGGTTCGTGCAGGAAGATCACCAGCAGCAGCACCACTATGGGGGCGAGGGCGCTGCCGGTCACCGACCCCAGGCTGATGTACCTGGAGATGATCACCAGGGGGATACCCAGCACGGCCAGCACCAGCACCGCCAGTGGGACCATCACCAGGAGGGCGCCCATCCCGGTGGCCAGTCCCCTGCCACCTCTGAAGCCCAGGAACAGGGGCCAGGTGTGGCCGACGACTGCGAAGACGCCAGCTGCGGCCTGTGCCCAGTAGTTGGGTTCGGGCAGGAGCCACCGAGCGAGCAGCACCGCCAGGGCGCCCTTGGCGACGTCCATGAAGAGCACGAGGAAGAAGCCCTTCCACCCCACGAGCCTGCGGACGTTGGTGGCGCCCGTCTTGCCGGAGCCCACCGTGCGCACGTCCACTCCTGCCATCAGCCTGCCCACGATGTAGCCGTTGGGTATGGAGCCCAGAAGGTACCCGATAATGCAAGCAATGACTACGGACATCTCTACGTCTCCTGTCTGCTGCGGAAGTACATCCTGATGGGAGTACCCTCAAAACCGTAGGCTTCCCGTATGCGATTCTCCAGATAGCGCTTGTAGCCGAACTGCACCTGCTTGGGATCGTTCACAAAGAAGACGAATGTGGGTGGCTTGACATCAGCCTGAGTGACGTAGTAGAACTTGAGCCACTTGCCGGGCTTGCTAGGAGGCTGGTGAGCGGCGACGGCGTCCCTCAGCAGGCGGTTGAGGGCGGCGGTGGTGATCCTGCGCTCCCTCTCCCTGGCGATCTTGAGGGCGGTCTCCACCAGCCCGGGGATGCCCTGGGAGTACTTGGCGGAGATGAACCTGACGGGTGCCCAGTCGACGAAGGGCATTCTCTCCCTGAGGTGGGCGACGTATTCGTTGGCGGTGTTCTCGTCCTTCTCAACGAGGTCCCACTTATTGACGACCAGCACCAGCCCCTTGTACTCTTCCAGGACGTAGCCGGCGATGTGCTCATCCTGGGCGGTGAGGCCCTCCTGAGCATCTATCAGCAGCAGCACGACGTCGCTGCGGCCGATGGCCCTGAGGGTCCTGAAGACGCTGTACTGTTCGATGCCGGACTCGACCTTGCCCCGACGCCGTATGCCGGCGGTGTCGATGAGCACTATGCGCTGGTCGCCCCACTGGATCTCCGTGTCCACGGGGTCGCGCGTGGTGCCGGGTACATCGCTGACTATGGCGCGCTCCTGCCCCAGGATGGCGTTGAGGAGCCGGCTCTTGCCGACGTTGGGCCTGCCGACGATGGCGATGCGCACGACGGGGCCGGTCTCTTCCTCTTCCTCCTCTTCCTCGGGAGGGAGGAGCTCGACGACCCTGTCCAGGAGGGGGGTGATGCCCATGCCGTGGTAGGCGGAGACGGGGATGGGATCGCCCATGCCGAGGGAGTAGAACTCCACGGCCTCGTACTCCCGCTGAGGGGAGTCGGCCTTGTTGACCGCCAGGATGGTGGGCTTGTTGGTGCGCCTGAGCAGGTCGGCTATCTCATAGTCCGAGGGGGTGGGCCCCGTCTTGACGTCGATCATGAAGACGATCAGGTCGGCCTCCCGTATGGCCTGCTCTGCCTGCTCGCGAACCATGCGGCGGATGGGGTCGGGCTCATCGGAGGATGAGTCGACGCTGGTCTCCAGGCCGCCGGTATCGACGATGGTGAAGGTCCTGCCGCGCCAGCTGACCTCGCCGTAGAGGCGGTCGCGCGTGGTGCCAGGCTCATCCTGCACTATCGCTGCCCTTTCCCCCAGCAGGCGGTTGAAGAAAGTTGACTTGCCGACGTTTGGTCTACCTACTATAGCTACGATTGGTTTTGCCGCCATTGAGCACCTGGTCTTTCGAAGTATTTTGGAAAACAGAGATACACTAACTTGTCATTATACAAGAGAGAAGGCAGCGTTCTCTAGCCGGCGCCCCCGAGGCCTTCCAGGGCGTACCACGAAGCCCCCACCTTCTCCAGGTCTTTACACGTATCGATTATATTTTCTATAATGCGCCTATCCAGTACATAGTAGAACATAATTATATAATAATAGGAGGATGCTCGTGCAAAGACGGCTCTTGAAGGTTCCTGAGGTCGCCTCCTACCTGGGCATCAGCCGCGCCAAGGCTTGGGCCCTGGTCAACTCCGGATACCTGCCCTCGGTGCTCGTGCCCCCGAGATCTCGCAGGGTCCCGCTGGACGTCCTGGAGAACTGGGTGCAGCAGCAGCTCCAGAGTGCGCCGGCAAAGGAGGCGGCGGATGGCGATGCGGAGTAATCCTGTCGACTCCTCCCGGGCGGACGCCCCGTTCCCCCAGCCACGCGGCGCAAGACATCAGAAGCAGCCCACAACCGACATCCGGCAGATCAAGTCGAAGCTGGACCTCGCGTCGCTCGTGGAGCGCCACGCGGGCGAGCTCCGAAGGGAGGGGGGCTACCTGAAGGCCCTTTGCCCCTTCCACAAGGAGAAGACTCCCAGCCTGGCGATATACCCTTCGCGCCAGAGGTGGCAGTGCTTCGGCTGCGACCGCAAGGGGGACGTGATCGACTTCCTCGGGCACGTGCGCTTCAACGGCCTTTGGGACCGCACCAACAGCTCGCAGTTCAAGGAGGTGCTGGCGGAGGCCACAAGGATCGCGGGCGAGCTCCCCACAAATTCCCGAATTCCCGATCCCTTAACAATCGGGAATTCGGGAATTTCTCCCGCCGGCGAGAAGACCTACGAGCTGCGCGATCCTGCGGGGGCGCTGGTGGCCTACCACATCCGCGTGGAGAATCCCGAGGGTGTGAAGGTGTCCATGCCCTACAAGCTCCCCGACGGCTCGTGGGGCCTGGGCGACCTGCCGAAGGAATCGCTCCCCCTGTACCGCAGCCAGCATCTGGCGTCATCCCCCGGGGCGACGATCGTCCTCACGGAGGGCGAGAAGGGAGCGGACGTGCTCTCGGAGCTCCTGCCACCGGAGAAGTACCTCGTGCTGGGCACAGCCTGTGGCTCAGCCACCACCCCGGGGGAGGAGGCTCTCAGGCCGATCCTGGGCAGGGAGGTCGTGCTCGTGCCCGACGCCGACGAGGGAGGCATCGCTCACATGCAGCGGATAGCCCTGCGCCTGCTGGAGATGGGCGCGCCCGAGGGCTCCGTCAAGATCCTGCTGGGGTACGACCTGGCGGACTACAGGGAGCCGCTGGAGAAGCTGCTGGCCCGCAAGGTGAAGACGGTCACTCCCGAGATGGCCACCAGGTGGCGGCAAGAGCGTATTCCCGAATTCCCGGTCCCTAAAGAATCGGGAAATCGGGAACATCCCGGGTTCGTCCCCGTGTGGCTGCAGCCCGAGCCCCGGCCACGCGACTGGATCGTCGAGGACCTCATCCCCGAGGGGACGATCACCCTCCTGTACGGAGACGCGGGCACAGGCAAGAGCGCTTTTGCGACGGCGCTGGCGCTGCACGTGTGCACCGGCAGTCCTTTCCTGGGAAAGCAGACGATCGGCGGCCCAGTGGCGTACGTGGACACGGAGTTCGACGCGGAGGAGTTCGTCCGCAGGAGCTACGCGCTCTCCCGAGGCATGGGGCTGATGGGCCCGCCGGAGGGGATCTACTACCTGCGCACGCAGGGCTCCCTGACGGATCCTGCTGTGAGGGCACAGGTGGAGGCCTCGTGGGACTTCGCCCCCGCGATGGTGATCCTCGACTCCCTGACGCTGGGGGCATACGAGTCGGACACGAAGGACGTGGCGGCAGTGGTGGAGATCCTGACCTGGCTGGAGGAGCTGCAGATAACGGCGCTGGTGCTGGATCACCACGCAAAACCCTCCCCGGGAGCCAACCTGAGCGACTACCGCCCCTACGGCTCCTTCGCCAAGCACGGCAAGGGCAGGCACGTGCTGCAGCTGCTGGCGGGAGAGGCCGGAGGCACCGCGGTGAGGGTGAGCAAGAGCAACCTGGCGCCCCGGGGACTGACGCTGGGCTTCAGTCTCCGCTGGGAGGGAGACCAGATACTGCTGAGGGAGGAGCAGCTGGGGAGCGAGACGCTTGCGGGCGTGGAGCGCAACCTGCCGCGCTCGATGCAGGTGCTGATAGCGCTGGCACGCCACCCCGAGGGAACAAGCGCCGAGGAGCTGGCCAAAGACCTGGAGATGGGCCAGAAGACGGTGCAGAACCACCTGTCGGTGCTGCGCTCGCTGGGGAAGGTGCAGCAGCTGGAGAGGGGGAGGTGGGTGGCAAAATAGCCCCACCCCCCTTTTATCCCCCCACCCCCTCCTCCTACCTCCTGACATGCCCTCAGCCCTCATGTGGGGCACCAGCTCCAGTGCCCCAATTCCCGAAATTCCCGATTTCCCGGTCTCTTAACAATCGGGAATTCGGGAATTTCTCCCCGAGCCCCTGGAGGAGTGCCCCCTCCCCCCGCCCCCCTCCGGGGGACTGCCCCAGGCGGGGTGCCTCTCATGGAGAGTGGTCTCTCCAAGCCTCTCCTCTGGGTGATCTTCCACCACGCAGTGGTGAGGGAGTCTTTGTCTCATGGAGAGGGACTCTCCAGACCTCTCCCTAGGGTGGATCACCCAGAGCTGGGTGTGTTAGGGATTCATGGAGAGGATCCTCTCATGCACTCCTCCTGGTGGAGGAGCACCACGCAGTGGCGAGGGGGGCTTCCTCTCATGGAGAGTGATCTCTCCAGACCTCTCCCTAGGGTGGATCACCCAGGGCTGGGTGTGTTAGGGATTCATGGAGAGGAGGGGGACGGGAGTCGCCGCCCCTCCTGGGTCCCCGGACGATCATGGATCGTCTGGGGTTCCCCTCCTCCTCTCCATGACCTCACCTCCCCCCACAAAGCTGTGCCATGGTGCCATCCAGGGAGGTTGTGGAGAACATATGAGTGCTCTGAGGCGTCCTGCTCTGTCCCAGGGACCCCCTCTCCCCTAGCCCCTCTCCCACCACTGGAGAGGGGAACGCTGGGTGGTGTCCAGTGGACTGGGTCATAGAGTAGGGATCAGTGGAGTTTAGAAGGGTGGGGTGGGGATGGAGGTGGGTTGGGGAGGGGAGTGGGCTTGGGGTTGGATAAGGGTTGTGTCATGGAGGAGTTGGGGAGGCGGGATGAGATTGGGGTGGGGTGGTGAGGGATGCGAGTCACTGCTCCCTGGAGGGGAAGAGAGCCAGAGGGGATCGCGGTGCAGAGTGAGTCCTGGAGGGGGTAGGGAGGCAATTTGGAAGGGAGTGAGTGTTATGGTAAATTCCCGATTTCCCGATCCCTTAACAATTGGGAAATCGGGAATTAGTCATAAGTACTCCCTCTGCAGCAGGAGATGCCCCTTCCCCTGCTGCAGCCGCAAGCCACAACCCTCACACTCTGTATCCCGCGCAAGGGGAGGAAGGCACAGCTTGCCTCTCGCCGATCTCGAGCCCCGGTTCACCCCCACGCGTGTGGGGACAATTGGTGGCAGGCGCAGTACCTGGGCTCACAGCCCGGTTCACCCCCACGCGTGTGGGGACAATGCCTCGCGGATGCGGGCGTCGTCGTCACAGTACGGTTCACCCCCACGCGTGTGGGGACAATGTCTCGGGAGGTGCCCACACCCTGCCACGCCACGGTTCACCCCCACGCGTGTGGGGACAATGAGGGATTTCGCCTGCTCCCAGGTCGTGAGCTCGGTTCACCCCCACGCGTGTGGGGACAATGGGTCACCCTGCGCTTGGCCTTTGTCACGGCCGGTTCACCCCCACGCGTGTGGGGACAATACCATCGGTTGCCTCCAGGAGCGCACGGGGACCGGTTCACCCCCACGCGTGTGGGGACAATGCGTTGCGGGTGAACCAGGTGCCCGGCCGGTCCGGTTCACCCCCACGCGTGTGGGGACAATAATCCCCACAGCTGACCGTGAGCTTCCGTGGACGGTTCACCCCCACGCGTGTGGGGACAATGATCCGGATCGTGATCGTGATGACCAAGCGCGCGGTTCACCCCCACGCGTGTGGGGACAATTCGCCAACTGCGTGAGCGCCACGACCGCCGCACGGTTCACCCCCACGCGTGTGGGGACAATTCAAGTGGATGTGGGACAAGCTCAAGGGTGTCCGGTTCACCCCCACGCGTGTGGGGACAATGCGCAGAGACCAACCATGAGAAGACGCGTAAGACGGTTCACCCCCACGCGTGTGGGGACAATACTTGCTAACTCCGCATTCTACCTGGGGGTTTAGTTTTAGATGCCCCGTTTGGTATCAGCCAGCTCCTACTCTACACCCCTCCGCCCAGGCTGTCAAGATACCCCCAAAACGTGTCCAGGTCCCCTCTATGAAAGGGCACAGCCCCTAATTCCCGATTTCCCGATCACTTAAGAATCGGGAATTCGGGAAAAAGGGGTTGGGGTCATTGATGTGGGTCGCAGGGGGGGCGTGGGTGGAGGGGGGAGGTGCTGTGGCCTGATCCGGGCTCTCCCCTGGGCATACCTTGCATGGTGTGGTCGAAAGAGGGGGGCTGCGCAGGGGCCGACATGCATGGTGTTCTATTTTGTTCTAATATTGTGCCTCCCCGAGGGTGCCATGCGATGTGGGGTGTGTACCCTGAGGTCTTGGGGGGTGGAGGCCAGCCGTACCTGTCCGGGTGTAGTCCCGGGTGGGAAGTGGTGTAGGGGTGGCTCTATGGCCCGGAGGGTGTGGAGGCCCCGCAATTGGGGAGTGTCAGGGGGTGGCCTTTGGAAGGCCAGGGAAGCATATCTGCACCAGCGGTGCAGGCCAAAGGGCGGAGATGGTGCAGGGAGGAGCTATGCCCCTCCCTGGGATCACTTACTGCGCCTGGAACTCGTCGCCTGCCAGGTCCTCATCGTTGAACACCAGGCCGAGCTGGATGCCGTCCGGCGTCTCGATGAGGTCGATGGTGGAGCCGTCGAGCGCCTGGCTGACGTCCTCGGAGATGTGGAGCACCTCGTGTCCCTCGTGCTCGACCACCTGATCGCCCACCTGAGCTTTGCCGCTCACCAGGCCGATCTCGCCGGTGTTGAGCACCTCGAGACGGAGCACGTCGCCTTCGGCGACCTCCACGCCCTGCAGGATCTCCTTTGCTGCTGTGCTGACGTTGACCATTAAGAACTCCTTTGTGTTGTCTTCTCTGTCGACCCGCTATAAAACAAATAAGCTCGGTCACAACGGGACCGAGCAACTCCCAGCGGCCTCGCCGTTGAGATTACTTATTATACAACTTATCGCGGGGATATGCGAGACCCCTCGGCTATTTGCCGGAGAAATTCGCCACCGGTGTGTGATCGGGACAGAGCTTGCGCGACTCCTCCTCCGAGAGGTAGGCGTCGATCAGCGCGCACCTGTGGGGATGGAGACTCCCCGGGAGGGCGTTCTCCCGGAAGTAGGCGCACCCGCGGCAGGGCTCCGCCACGAAGAGCGCTCCCGCCTCCTGCAGGCTCCAGAGCACCCTGCCTAGCCCCAGCTCGAAGACGCGGCGATCCTCGGGCGTCATCTCGGCCAGCGCCTCCGAGAGGGCGTCTCCCCAGCGGGCGAGCGCCGAGGCCACTCGCTCCCCCTCGGGCGTCAGGCGGAGCAGCGTGACCCTGCGGTCGCGGTCGCTGACCTCCCGGGTCAGCAGCCCCCTGCGCTCCAGGGAGTCCACCACGCCCACGGCGCTGGCGTGCGAGCTGGCGAGCCAGAGCGCGAGGTTACCGATCGTCGTCGCAAAGCTCTTGGTATGCCGCACGAACAGGAGCGCCTGTGCCTGCGCCGGCGTCAGACCCTCACCGTGCGACTCCCGGGCGATGAGGGCGCGCATCGCCTGCCCCAGCCGCAGGAAGGTCATCGCGAGGCGGTCCATCTATCCTCCCTCCGCAGGCCCCAGCAGGGCGTCGACCACAGCCGCCTGCAGCGACTCGAGCCGGGGCACGTGGCGGGGCGCCTCCCGCGCGATCGCCTCCGGCAGGTTGGGATCCTGTGCGCTGGCCTCCGCGATCATCTGGGGCTCGCTCAGCCACCTGGAGAGCAGGCCGTCATCGGCCTCCACGTGGAAGAGGATGCCCCAGGCGCTACTGCCCCACCTGAATGCCTGGCAGGGGGTAACAGCCGAGCTGGCCAGGGGGATAGCTCCCGGCGGCAGGTCGAAGATATCCCCGTGCCAGTGCAGCACCGTCTCCGTGGGGGCGAACCTCGAGAAGATGGGGTCGCTTGCGGCCTCGGGCATGGTGGTGATCTCGCCCCAGCCGATCTCCTTGCCCCGGGGGTTGGGGTACACTCCGGCGCCGAGCGCCGCCGCGAGCAGCTGGCTCCCCAGGCAGACGCCAACGGTCGGAACGCCGCTCTCCAGGCAGCTGCGGATGAACTCCACCTCCCGCCTCAGGAAGGGGTAACGATCCCCCTCGTACACGCCCATCGGGCCGCCCATCACGAACAGGGCGGAGGGCTCCCCCACCGCGGAGGGCATACTCCCCGCGAACAGGTCGACGTACTCCACCTCCGCCCCAAGGCGCACGATGTGACGCTCGAACGCTCCCAGGTCCTCCCAGGGGACATGACGCAGCGCGATCACTCTCTTCAAGGTAGGCTCCTTCCTCACCAGGCCTCGTTCTTGGCGTAAGGACGCGCCCACAGGGTGGCCTGTAGCAGCACGGCCTTCAGCCAGGCCTGGTGCATCTTCTCC includes these proteins:
- the upp gene encoding uracil phosphoribosyltransferase codes for the protein MGKVHVSSHPLVAHKVTLLRDVNTEPKRFRELVDEITSLLLYEATLDFPLREIEVQTPLATTRGYDLQWRIGFVPILRAGLGMVPAALRLMPFAEVWHLGIYREHDTLRPVEYYNKLPQDMKIDVALVLDPMLATGGSAVAAVDVLKLRNLSAVRFVGLIAAPEGIEALTRAHPDIEIYVAAVDSHLNDQAYIVPGLGDAGDRQFGTG
- the plsY gene encoding glycerol-3-phosphate 1-O-acyltransferase PlsY, encoding MSVVIACIIGYLLGSIPNGYIVGRLMAGVDVRTVGSGKTGATNVRRLVGWKGFFLVLFMDVAKGALAVLLARWLLPEPNYWAQAAAGVFAVVGHTWPLFLGFRGGRGLATGMGALLVMVPLAVLVLAVLGIPLVIISRYISLGSVTGSALAPIVVLLLVIFLHEPWAYFVYTLVAALLVIAMHKDNIQRLLQGTERRI
- the der gene encoding ribosome biogenesis GTPase Der, with translation MAAKPIVAIVGRPNVGKSTFFNRLLGERAAIVQDEPGTTRDRLYGEVSWRGRTFTIVDTGGLETSVDSSSDEPDPIRRMVREQAEQAIREADLIVFMIDVKTGPTPSDYEIADLLRRTNKPTILAVNKADSPQREYEAVEFYSLGMGDPIPVSAYHGMGITPLLDRVVELLPPEEEEEEEETGPVVRIAIVGRPNVGKSRLLNAILGQERAIVSDVPGTTRDPVDTEIQWGDQRIVLIDTAGIRRRGKVESGIEQYSVFRTLRAIGRSDVVLLLIDAQEGLTAQDEHIAGYVLEEYKGLVLVVNKWDLVEKDENTANEYVAHLRERMPFVDWAPVRFISAKYSQGIPGLVETALKIARERERRITTAALNRLLRDAVAAHQPPSKPGKWLKFYYVTQADVKPPTFVFFVNDPKQVQFGYKRYLENRIREAYGFEGTPIRMYFRSRQET
- a CDS encoding glutamine amidotransferase-related protein, translated to MIALRHVPWEDLGAFERHIVRLGAEVEYVDLFAGSMPSAVGEPSALFVMGGPMGVYEGDRYPFLRREVEFIRSCLESGVPTVGVCLGSQLLAAALGAGVYPNPRGKEIGWGEITTMPEAASDPIFSRFAPTETVLHWHGDIFDLPPGAIPLASSAVTPCQAFRWGSSAWGILFHVEADDGLLSRWLSEPQMIAEASAQDPNLPEAIAREAPRHVPRLESLQAAVVDALLGPAEGG
- a CDS encoding helix-turn-helix transcriptional regulator, with translation MQRRLLKVPEVASYLGISRAKAWALVNSGYLPSVLVPPRSRRVPLDVLENWVQQQLQSAPAKEAADGDAE
- a CDS encoding MarR family winged helix-turn-helix transcriptional regulator; its protein translation is MDRLAMTFLRLGQAMRALIARESHGEGLTPAQAQALLFVRHTKSFATTIGNLALWLASSHASAVGVVDSLERRGLLTREVSDRDRRVTLLRLTPEGERVASALARWGDALSEALAEMTPEDRRVFELGLGRVLWSLQEAGALFVAEPCRGCAYFRENALPGSLHPHRCALIDAYLSEEESRKLCPDHTPVANFSGK
- a CDS encoding AAA family ATPase, whose translation is MAMRSNPVDSSRADAPFPQPRGARHQKQPTTDIRQIKSKLDLASLVERHAGELRREGGYLKALCPFHKEKTPSLAIYPSRQRWQCFGCDRKGDVIDFLGHVRFNGLWDRTNSSQFKEVLAEATRIAGELPTNSRIPDPLTIGNSGISPAGEKTYELRDPAGALVAYHIRVENPEGVKVSMPYKLPDGSWGLGDLPKESLPLYRSQHLASSPGATIVLTEGEKGADVLSELLPPEKYLVLGTACGSATTPGEEALRPILGREVVLVPDADEGGIAHMQRIALRLLEMGAPEGSVKILLGYDLADYREPLEKLLARKVKTVTPEMATRWRQERIPEFPVPKESGNREHPGFVPVWLQPEPRPRDWIVEDLIPEGTITLLYGDAGTGKSAFATALALHVCTGSPFLGKQTIGGPVAYVDTEFDAEEFVRRSYALSRGMGLMGPPEGIYYLRTQGSLTDPAVRAQVEASWDFAPAMVILDSLTLGAYESDTKDVAAVVEILTWLEELQITALVLDHHAKPSPGANLSDYRPYGSFAKHGKGRHVLQLLAGEAGGTAVRVSKSNLAPRGLTLGFSLRWEGDQILLREEQLGSETLAGVERNLPRSMQVLIALARHPEGTSAEELAKDLEMGQKTVQNHLSVLRSLGKVQQLERGRWVAK